aaagctatgcatagactcttgtgAATTATTTGGGATTGTCTACGTGATTATAATCTCCTATTTGCTATATATGTTATCTGtattacttgtgaattacttGTGTTTGTCTTGTTTGCTTGTTTGTTTGTGCGAATTCATcggagatggaggaacggaggaaaggtggAAAAGTTTAGAGTTCAAGATAAGTTTAGTTAGGCTTAAGAACCCTTAGAAGACAACccatttatggtttctgtttagcTCTTTAAGCTTTatatctgagtgtcggcattctagaaTTACGTctagcattcccaggaccttatatcttatatgcgtggcacctttaccatgctgagaacctccggttctcaccccatactatgttgtgtttttcagatgcaggtcgagaggcacctcgctaggcgtctagaGTTCTACAGCGAAGTGGTTTCATTTTGGGGCTTACATTTGATACTTTGATATGTATATGTATTAGACTCTCCTCCTATGCATATTACTGCTTTACTTTTGTActtcttagaggtttatggagaaataggattatatgtatgtatttttggGCTTCgagctatgtatatatgtatgtaattaTCCTTCAgtcagccttagcttcgcaggctgagttaggagcttgttattttgtactcttGACCTTCTATacctattttctgtttaattatgcTTATGTGCTTTAGATTTCTTCACACACAAGTAATCTCGtttcctgagcgttgcgctttttattttgcgattttgctttatctgtttttcaaggctcctcgtatacTGTATCCTTTTCAATATTATtacgtatatattttattttagaggtcgtaaaccacaccacctctgtcttacggcttaagcataaggctctgtgtggtagggtggtACACtttgtcggtcttcttctcacatgtccaaaccaacCGAGACatgattctaccatcttttctacaataggtgctactccaactctctctcttatatcttcgttccttattctatccaatcgtgtatgaccactcatccatctcgaCATCTTCATCTACCACACataacttatgttcgtgctcctctTTGGCCGCTCAACACTCTATACCATAAAGCATAACCGATTtgatagcagtgcgatagaatttacctttaagttttaaagatacttttttgtcacatataaaaccagatgcactccaccattttgaccaacctacttggatcctatgatttacatcctattCAATCTCTCTATTATCCTGTACGATGCACCaaaatacttaaaacttttaactttttgtaggatgttttctccaatcgtctcctctatattagggtttttccttcgatggctgaacttacattccatatattctatCTTGCTATGACTTACGCATAgatcatacacttctagagcatctctccataaatccaacttcttatttaggtcttcgcTTGACTCTCCCagaaggacgatatcatcggcaaaaagtatGCACCATGGTACAGGCTCTTGgatatgctctgtgagtacttcaaagactaatgtgaaaatgtatggacttaaggatgatccctggtgtaatcctataccaatagcaAATTTTTCTGTCACACCAttttgagtcttcacactagttgtagcccatcatacatgtctttaattgcacgaatatatgcgacCTTACTTTCTTCCTTTCCAAAACCTtctataagacctcccttggcaccATATCGTACGCTTttttcaaatcaataaacaccatatgtagatcatttttattactacgatacattttcatcatccttcttaacagaTATGtagcttcagtggtagatctgcctgaCATAAAATTGAATTGGttatctgttacttgtgtctcttgtctcaacctccgttctatcaccctttttcataacttcatggtatggcttATGagtttgatccctctatagttttcacAACTCTGTATATCCtacttattcttgtagataggtaccaaagTGCTCTTTCTCCATTCATCtggcatttttttttttattttaaaatctcattaaaaagcttggttaaccaactTATGCCTTTCTCTTCAAGGCCCTTCCAAAATTCAATCGGAATATTATCaagtcctactgccctgccatttttcatccacTTTAGAGcttcttttacctcgaagtctcaaatccttcgatagtactcaaagttttgatcttcttctcacatgcataaccgaccaaggctcggaagagtcttctgtcatTCATTAAATAACTCATAGAAGTTGTTATTTCACCTTTCATTGATCTTCTCATCTTGAACTAAAACATCTCCatctttatcctttatgcacttaacctgatccaagtctctcgttcttctttcacggctaTTTGcaattttatatatacttttttttctcctttcttcatgcctaaagactggtagagactcTCATattctcttgttcttgcttcacttacagccacttttgtctttttcttaaccgccttatatttttcctaATTATCTGCATTGTGTAAAACtcggtcaaaccgtaattaattaaataataaattaaatatgggtaaaaatatttagaaaatataataatcataatttgataattttgatatgatatttggactcagtgaatttttctgagttggaaaacatagttttctacgTAAAAAcgttaacaaaaaaattgaacAGCAGTACTGGCTGAGATTTGTCCGATACTGTAGATGAGAAAATCAATTTTTAGTAAGAAAGATTAGAAAGTTAAAATTGGTAATTGAGATGGTAAGAATAATTAAAACGCACATCAaaacgctaatcttaaaggttttgtccCAAATTTGGGACAAACAGACCATATATGTGAACTGGGCTCAAGTTGGGCCCTAGAcctaacatatataaacattagttataagcatttcagctcattaaacctagaaagagagagagaggtgctGAAATAAAGAAGAGAGAATGAGATAGAAATCCTAAGCTTCcacaaacttcaaatcaccataactttctctacggAGCTCCAATCGATGAGCCGTTTGTGCCACGCGTCGCTCTTGACGAGCTCTTCAGTTTATCTAGGTATTGTGGTAAGAAATTTCGAAACTCAAGTCCAATTTTCGTTTTCCTTCTTAAATTCAAATTCGGTTGtggttttgaggaaatcttgtgattttggttgtttaggggtgttctagtatgagccattggtgagtTCCATCAACTAATTGCGTGGGTTAAGATAAAAAAACCTTCTAACCCTTGTAATTTATGAGATTTTGTTAGCCctaagttgatgtatgtatgtaatGTGTATACTAGAGTATTAGGTATACTTTTGGAACATGAATCTTACTTGTGAAAGTGTTTGGTGGAGTTTGGAGCTAAGTTTTAGTGGAGATTCTCAAGTGAGAGCTTGAATTTGACTTCCAAGAGGTACAATTTaggtttcatttaagtaccgtatgGTGTGATCAGAATTCCTAAGTTAAATGCCCCTATGATTAAGTTTGAATTGTGTATTTAGTTGGAATTGATGTGTATAGATGACATGTTGTAGAGAATAATGATTTGGATATGTATTGTGTGATTTTGCATATTTGGTGTGCTGTGAAATTGAGAATTTGGATGATGATAGTATGtgttgaattatatatatatatatattgaattgaTGAATTGGGCCAGAGGCCGTAAATCTTGGGTCGGAGACCGGAAAGAGGGANNNNNNNNNNNNNNNNNNNNNNNNNNNNNNNNNNNNNNNNNNNNNNNNNNNNNNNNNNNNNNNNNNNNNNNNNNNNNNNNNNNNNNNNNNNNNNNNNNNNNNNNNNNNNNNNNNNNNNNNNNNNNNNNNNNNNNNNNNNNNNNNNNNNNNNNNNNNNNNNNNNNNNNNNNNNNNNNNNNNNNNNNNNNNNNNNNNNNNNNNNNNNNNNNNNNNNNNNNNNNNNNNNNNNNNNNNNNNNNNNNNNNNNNNNNNNNNNNNNNNNNNNNNNNNNNNNNNNNNNNNNNNNNNNNNNNNNNNNNNNNNNNNNNNNNNNNNNNNNNNNNNNNNNNNNNNNNNNNNNNNNNNNNNNNNNNNNNNNNNNNNNNNNNNNNNNNNNNNNNNNNNNNNNNNNNNNNNNNNNNNNNNNNNNNNNNNNNNNNNNNNNNNNNNNNNNNNNNNNNNNNNNNNNNNNNNNNNNNNNNNNNNNNNNNNNNNNNNNNNNNNNNNNNNNNNNNNNNNNNNNNNNNNNNNNNNNNNNNNNNNNNNNNNNNNNNNNNNNNNNNNNNNNNNNNNNNNNNNNNNNNNNNNNNNNNNNNNNNNNNNNNNNNNNNNNNNNNNNNNNNNNNNNNNNNNNNNNNNNNNNNNNNNNNNNNNNNNNNNNNNNNNNNNNNNNNNNNNNNNNNNNNNNNNNNNNNNNNNNNNNNNNNNNNNNNNNNNNNNNNNNNNNNNNNNNNNNNNNNNNNNNNNNNNNNNNNNNNNNNNNNNNNNNNNNNNNNNNNNNNNNNNNNNNNNNNNNNNNNNNNNNNNNNNNNNNNNNNNNNNNNNNNNNNNNNNNNNNNNNNNNNNNNNNNNNNNNNNNNNNNNNNNNNNNNNNNNNNNNNNNNNNNNNNNNNNNNNNNNNNNNNNNNNNNNNNNNNNNNNNNNNNNNNNNNNNNNNNNNNNNNNNNNNNNNNNNNNNNNNNNNNNNNNNNNNNNNNNNNNNNNNNNNNNNNNNNNNNNNNNNNNNNNNNNNNNNNNNNNNNNNNNNNNNNNNNNNNNNNNNNNNNNNNNNNNNNNNNNNNNNNNNNNNNNNNNNNNNNNNNNNNNNNNNNNNNNNNNNNNNNNNNNNNNNNNNNNNNNNNNNNNNNNNNNNNNNNNNNNNNNNNNNNNNNNNNNNNNNNNNNNNNNNNNNNNNNNNNNNNNNNNNNNNNNNNNNNNNNNNNNNNNNNNNNNNNNNNNNNNNNNNNNNNNNNNNNNNNNNNNNNNNNNNNNNNNNNNNNNNNNNNNNNNNNNNNNNNNNNNNNNNNNNNNNNNNNNNNNNNNNNNNNNNNNNNNNNNNNNNNNNNNNNNNNNNNNNNNNNNNNNNNNNNNNNNNNNNNNNNNNNNNNNNNNNNNNNNNNNNNNNNNNNNNNNNNNNNNNNNNNNNNNNNNNNNNNNNNNNNNNNNNNNNNNNNNNNNNNNNNNNNNNNNNNNNNNNNNNNNNNNNNNNNNNNNNNNNNNNNNNNNNNNNNNNNNNNNNNNNNNNNNNNNNNNNNNNNNNNNNNNNNNNNNNNNNNNNNNNNNNNNNNNNNNNNNNNNNNNNNNNNNNNNNNNNNNNNNNNNNNNNNNNNNNNNNNNNNNNNNNNNNNNNNNNNNNNNNNNNNNNNNNNNNNNNNNNNNNNNNNNNNNNNNNNNNNNNNNNNNNNNNNNNNNNNNNNNNNNNNNNNNNNNNNNNNNNNNNNNNNNNNNNNNNNNNNNNNNNNNNNNNNNNNNNNNNNNNNNNNNNNNNNNNNNNNNNNNNNNNNNNNNNNNNNNNNNNNNNNNNNNNNNNNNNNNNNNNNNNNNNNNNNNNNNNNNNNNNNNNNNNNNNNNNNNNNNNNTGTTAGTCCGGAGGCCAAAAAATGTAAAAAAGATGAGTTGATATGTGTAGGGTGTGTTGTTATATGAGATTGAATAGATTTTGGATATTCAATGTGTGAGTAAATAGAATGATTGTTGAATAATGAGAATTTAGGAATGTAGATGTGAAATGTGATGAATTTGGGTTGGATTGTGTAGATGAGATGGGTTTGAATTTGGTTGAGTGTAAATAAGTGAATTTGGTTGGTTTGGGGtcaatttgataaataaaaactATTTTGGCTTGCGGACATTTGGAGAGATTGGTAAATATCACTTTTTATTAAAAACAGATTTTTGGTCAACTTTGGTGGGCCATAACTCGGTCCTCGGagttaaaaattttacaaaattagatttttatgaaaattcattAATTGATCTTTCCAACGGTTTAAAACtggttgaaaaataaattttgtacGAAAAGATATGAAGGTTTGAAAATCGGGTTCAAAACTGATTTTTTTACTTAACAGCTTTTTTGCCTTTTCTGCAAGACTCGCGTACGCAGAGGTGCCACGCGACGCAGGCACTGGGCTATGTCCAATAGCTTCGCGTACGCAGAAGGAGGCACGCGTACGCGGGAGTTCCGAAATTGAAGACTCGCGTACGCGAGCCACCTGCACGCCTACCCAGAACCCTCAGATTTTGAAAAAATGTGTTTTTATGCATTTTAATCATTCTTTTAGCCTTCCAAACCCTTATAAACCCCGATAAGAGTATAGAGCTGGTGTAATTATGGGCAGAGGGATTTAAAGTAAGAATTAATGAGATGAGTTAGTGAATTGAATGGAAGGAACAAATTATAAGATGATGTATGACGATGATTGATGTGATAAGTGAATGTAATGATGAATGAGTTAAATTGAGATTGAGTATGACTTTGAGATGAGATTAATAATGACagtgattatgattatgaaaaTGATATTGAATATGATTCTAATTTTGATACACctacctgggtagatgcagtagaGTGATTCTACTTGCTCCGGGTTTGGTTTGAGACTtctggggtagatgcagtggttagccccACTTGCTCCCAGTTGAGAATGATTTGAGATTTTGCGAAAGTATTTGAGTTTCAAATtttcttgggtagatgcagtgggtccgctccacttgctctaggttgagatCCAAGACTCTGTTGACCCTGCATCGTAAGTGTGGCTGGACACttagacctttccagatgagctcTCCGCCATGGATATTTTGTATTTTGAATGATTATAATTTTGATTTTGGGGATGCGCGCTCGCAGGGACTGTCCAATAGTTAGTTACCAGGACATGTCAGGTTAGCTAtgtaactgacagatgatatcatcagccataggacagacattcatcatttgcatatgtttgacttgtttgggtttgcctatttgttttggattgctaaaTCGTATATGCTATGCTACCTGATTATTTGTTACTTGCtctacttgtaccttaattgtgtattaATTGTCTATATTGCTTGTGTTTATACAACCAAGAAGGCCCTCATGCTGGTGTTGGTTGAcactgagggctgttcttgttgaGATGAGTCGATGATATGATTGAATAACAATGATGATTATTAAATGAGATAATTTAAACTTCCTGGGTAGAcgtagtgaagtgatttcacttactCTATGGTTTGTTCTGAATTGAGTGTTGAGAGGTTTGACGAGTTGGAAAAAGATGAAGAGTTAACTAGACTTAGTATCCCCTAGGACAGTTATCTAATTCATGGATTAGTGAaaacctaggatgaataattgaTGAAAGGAAGCTTatgatgcttagtgagtttttattatagtgcattgtatttatttggcacttttattGTACTGTGAAACCATGGGTTTGggattctcattccgtatatatctcttgttttcaAATGCAAGTCCAGGTGCTCAGCAGTGAGCTGTGGTTTATCTGAAAGACAGCGAAGACctttgaattctcttatttaCATTTATGCCTAGATTCTCTctctatttttgttttaaaaaacttATGCTATGTATTCAATCCTTTtgaaaacttgcctatagaggccttTATgtatcttttgggagagattagaaGATATTGTTGTCAATTATTTTTATACTGTACCCTAactggcctaaacttcgcgggtcgcgactagtggctatttacttatgttatatatctagaCTCGTCATATCGCTTTCGTTTCACGCTTTATCTTCTAATTTGTTGATGCGAGAGTGTTACGACTTCACgatttttatttctactcttttcaggcttctcgattaatacttcCTTTCAATCGtacttataattatgtattataatccaccttgagagtcgtaccaccttattatcattaacTTATGACTCGAACATAAGAATTTGAATATTAGGATGTTATACATTGCGGCACAAataccactctttaaagcacttcctttttgcctttatcttttcttgtacactcgcattccaccactaGGACTCTTTGTCTCTTGGTCCCATCCCTCTAGATTCACCAAAAATTTCTTTtgttgttcttctaataacttttaCCATCTCCCTTCACATCTCCTCCGCGCTTTCATAACCCTTCCactttgcttcttcttctacctgtcttaggaagcttcttttgttcctcacctttcatccgccaccacctcgtccttggattcttcgtatgatgtcttttttttaacttttgctcaacgcgaaaatccatgacgagcatcCTATTTGTGTTGTTAAACTCTCTATCctgaaataattttaaaattaatgcaaaattttcggtcgactctcctcaacaagaagaagtcgatttgagagttTGTCATGCCACTCCTATAGGTAAGATGTTTATCTCTCTATTTAAAatatgtatttgcgatgagaaagTCAAAAGTTAagaaaaagtccaaaatagttttaccctcggtaTTAACCACCCCAAAACCATGGCCTCAGTGAATACTTCTATATCCAGTTACTGCTCTTCCAatatggccatttaaatctcctcctaaaaaAATCTTATTTCCCAAAAGTATGTCTTGGATCAAACTCTCTAAATCCTCCTAAAACATTATCTTGTGTTACTCGTCCGAACCTATTTGCGGTGCATAGGCACTAATCACATAAAAAGTACCTccttccaccacaagtttgatagagatgatctgatcacccaccctcttgacatctaTTACATCCtacttccactgcttatccacgaTAATACCTACttcattcctattcttcacctttcctatATACTAAAGTTTGAAGCCAGAGGTATCCAACTCCCTAACCTTTACGCCGATCCATTTTGTTTTTTGTAGACACatgatgttaatcttcctccttgtcatggtatcTATTACCTCCATATATTTTCCTGTTAAAGTGCCTATGTTctatgtcccaaatctcaaccttctgtcacTCCGACCATTACCTGGcctttatctttttctttgtgaactagcttatttactctcgtccgttcacgaaaacgcgGGAACCCttactcatttaacactacacccAGACACCGATgatgtatataatatttataattatatatttattatatttaatattatcttTTGAATACGATGAATTATTTTAGATTAACTTTTTTactgtttttaaaatatttttgttgctTTGTGTCGGTGATCCTGTGGAGCTTGCACCAGACGGGCCTagtgttttattttttatggCCTTGGAACCTTGTTTAATATTATCGAATCAAATGTTTTAGTTTCGAACTAATCAACCGGATCATGTTTCATGTGTTATAGTTTTGGAAATTTGTGTATTAAAATGTTATTTATAggctaaaatttaaattatatatatattttgtctataaatatatataatttaatttatatttaagtatatattttatattttaatacatattttattttaataattaattttaatttatatgtaacataattattttttaattatagcaACGTATGGTGCTGGACGTCGATGATATTACTGAACACGGTGAAGTTGTGATGAGGCCTGTATGGTCGACGGCGGCTGGGTAGTAAAAAGGAAGATGTACAAGACTACTGCGGCTCGATCTCACATAACAACGGAATGCAAACGGAATGAAAAGAGGCTGAGCGGTGTCGGTGGAAAAGTGCAGTGGCACCGGACGATTCTACGAATTAGAGATCACAAATAGAGAATGGAATGTTAACTTGGTATTGGAAATAACAGTGTCAATTGTGATTTAGTTTAATTGTAAATCCTTATTTTTCAAAAGTTNNNNNNNNNNNNNNNNNNNNNNNNNNNNNNNNNNNNNNNNNNNNNNNNNNNNNNNNNNNNNNNNNNNNNNNNNNNNNNNNNNNNNNNNNNNNNNNNNNNNNNNNNNNNNNNNNNNNNNNNNCCTCTAAACAAGTCCAGGCTTATCGCCAAATGTCTCTTCTATTAAGACGACCGTCAGGTTGCGAAGCTTATCCGGGAGATGTTTTTTATTTGCATTCACGTCTTTTGGAAAGAGCCGCTAAATCAAGTTCTCAGTTAGGTGAAGGAAGTATGACTGCTTTGCCAATAGTTGAGACCCAATCGGGAGATGTTCGTCCTCTCGGACCAGCTACTGATCATCGCCTTGGTAAGCTATTGCCTCACCAACTAGCTAATCAGACGCGAGCCCTTCCTCGAGTGGATTCCTCCTTTTGCTCCTCAGCCTACGGGGTATTAGCAGCCGTTTCCAGTTGTTGTTCCCCTCCCAAGGGCAGAGCGGTAAGGCGGGGGACTGCAAATGACCCCACCCTAGACACTCTAAGATCCTTTTTCAAACCTGCTCCCATTTCGAGTCAAGAGATAGATAAATAGACACATCCCATTGCACTGATCGGGGGCGTTCGTAGTGACTGAGGGGgtgggagaagaagagaaaaaaattggaacaaaaatattatttgattcGCCGATCCTCAAAAAAAGAAATAAGCAAAGTTCCGTCGTTAAGTCAAAAATGGGAAATTCATGGAAAGTTAGAATCACTACCGCGTAATAGTGCACCTACACGTGGCGAAGAGCCGACATCGAGGTGCCAAACCTTCCCGTCGATGTGAGCTCTTGGGGAAGATCAGCCTGTTATTCATAGAGTAACTTTTATCCGTTGAGCGATGgaatggaagaaaaaaaaaaaagtaaaatgcaGTAGAAGAGTCCCGATTCCAAACGAACAAATTCAAACTTGATTGAAAAGGAATCAATGGACAAATTGGTTGTTAAAGAGTCATTATCAATATGATTTATCTCAGAGGAGATGGTCTAGATTAGTGCCACAAAAATGGGGAAATAGAATCTATAAATGTCATGTCATTCAAAATaaagattttatatatatatattaggatATTTATATTATAGTAGTTGTTATACtttaaaaaatatcattaaaattaaagtaatattttttattatgttataatattttataatttaaaaaaagataaaaattagaTGAAAATTCAGGTGtagtcaacttcacatgaagttaatagttaagagtttttagatgaaaatttagtcaaatcagtcaaattatttaacgactctcaattaccaacttcacgtgaagtcgactgtacCTAAATTTCTACCTAAAAGTTAttactaaaatattattttagttttaaaaataattGTATAATCATCGTGGCTACAGAAACTTCATTTATGTATTGTACTCTGCTTTTGTAAGCTATTGGCAAGTTGAAGAGCCACTTTACGAGTAAATAATAATTGTTATAACAACCTATCCTTTGCAAGTTTGCCATCCAGAAACGATGGCTACTCCCTCTTTGGTCTCATCTGCCATGAGAAGGTAATTAACGTTCCAACTTCCAATTGACTTAACCTTTTTCAgcgatgattttttattttaataaattaataaatggGGTGTCCATAGCTAGCTAATTAATATGTATATTATTCAGCACATCTGAAATGGCATGTATCTGTGTTGAAATGATTAATTTATTAACAGGCTTGAGGGGAAGGTGGCCCTGATCACCGGCGGAGCCAGCGGAATCGGCGAAGCCACGGCAAGGCTCTTCGCCAAGAACGGAGCTAAAGTGGTGATCGCCGATATCCTAGACGATTTGGGACACTCTGTTTGCAAAGAATTGGAAAACGAATCTTGCTATGTCCATTGCGACGTGACGAACGAACAACACATTCAAAACGCCGTGAACACGGCGGTTTCCAAGTACGGCAAACTAGACGTCATGTTCAACAACGCCGGCATAACCGGCGTCAACAAGACCAACATCCTGGAAAACCAGAAACACGAGTTCGAACAAGTGCTCAGTGTCAACGTGATTGGTCCCTTTCTCGGGACCAAGCACGCTGCAAGGGTCATGATCCCGGCCAGAAGCGGAAGCATAATCAACACTGCCAGCATTTGTGGTATCTCAGGTGGAGTTGCGTCACATGCTTACACAAGTTCAAAGCATGCTGTTGTGGGCTTCACCAAGAGCACTGCAGTTGAGTTTGGACCATTAGGTATCTTACTGTATCTGAAACATATGTTATATAAGCTACCGTTTAAACTATGTAATTTTATGAA
The DNA window shown above is from Arachis ipaensis cultivar K30076 chromosome B08, Araip1.1, whole genome shotgun sequence and carries:
- the LOC107613823 gene encoding secoisolariciresinol dehydrogenase — translated: MATPSLVSSAMRRLEGKVALITGGASGIGEATARLFAKNGAKVVIADILDDLGHSVCKELENESCYVHCDVTNEQHIQNAVNTAVSKYGKLDVMFNNAGITGVNKTNILENQKHEFEQVLSVNVIGPFLGTKHAARVMIPARSGSIINTASICGISGGVASHAYTSSKHAVVGFTKSTAVEFGPLGIRVNCVSPYIVASTPLARDFFKFDDKGDLDVYNNLKGTNLMPHDVAEAALYLGSDASKFVSGHNLVVDGGFTVLNAGFCIYDQSP